The genomic interval TGCTAGTATAAGAACCAAAATTCTTTTGTCATCACTAACACTTATTAACATTGATTTGATTACTTCCATGGCCTTTGTGTGAACTACTAAGTTATAAGTAAATACTGCCGCTATAATAACTATCATTATTGGCCATATTCCTAGGGCAATACCTTCTAAGGCTGCTGTTAAGGAGTCTATAGTAGGCATTTTCCAAATAAATATGGAAAGTAAAATGGTAATTATTAAAGCTATGGGACATATTTTATGAGCTGGAATTTTAAGAACTCCTAAACCTATAATTAGAATTATTATAGGTATAAGAGCAAGAAAAAACATAAGATACGTATTCAATTCTTTCACCCCTCATAATAACTTTATACCATAAAAAATTTTGGTATGACCAATTTTCTTTTATAAAATATAGCATATTATTTAATATGCTATATTGATATTTATTACTAAAAGTCTCTTTTTATACCCTAATTTAACCTTATACCTTTTAGATATTTTAGTCAATTTTTACAGTTATTATATAGGCTTATAATAGGTTAAAATTCACTTTAATTTTAGATAAAGTTTCTATTACTAAATATTTTCCTTTATTAATTGGAAATGCTCTTGCATATGTTTATATGCAGAATAAGCATCTCTATTTTTTATAGCTAAATATATTTTTTCATGAAAATCTAATAGCTTTCCTCTATTTCTCTCATCACTTAAAATAGCTCTTCTTCCTTCACTTATAAACTTATCAACTAACTCAGATACCCCTTCTAACAAATTAGTTATAAGTACATTATTTGCACCTTTAACAATTATGCTGTGAAATTCGCTATCAATTTTAACATTCTCTTCTTCATCCCTAGATGTCTTAAACCTCTCCACAAGTTCACCAAGCTTTTTTAATTCTTCATCAGATATTCTCATTACAGATAAAAATATAGTAGACAATTCTAAAACTTCTCTTAATTCAAATATATATTTATTTGTTCCATTTTGAAGCATAAATACTATTGAAAGCGGTTCTAATAATACATCATCAAACTCTTCCCTTATATAATTACCTGCTCCCTGTCTACTTTCTATTAATCCTACAACCTCTAAAGCTCTCATGGCTTCTCTTATAGAAGTTCTACTTACTTGAAGCTCTTCTGCCATAACTCTCTCTGTAGGAAGCTTATCTCCTTTTTTTATCTGTCCTACTCTAACCATTTCTTTTATTTGATCAACAACCTGCTCATAAACTTTCATGTTTTTAACTGGTTTAAACATCCTAACAATCCTTTCTAAATAAAGCCTTCTAGCTTTTCTGATCTTCTATATGACTTGTTTATTATATCTTTTGGATAACCTATATATTCTAGTAATTTTATAGCATTTCTAGTTTTAGATACTCCTCTTTTTAGCTTATAATCAAAGCTTAATCCATTCTTGCTATCAACATTTTCACTAAAATAATAAAACTCATAACTTTCTTTTAATATGTCAACTAATTCTCTATCATGAGTAGCAACTATAGAAATACTATTTTTATTATTGATATAAGTAAGAATTTCTGCTGAAGCTGATATTCTCTCTATTGGATTTGTCCCTCTAAAAATCTCATCAATTGCACAAAATACTGGTAACTCCTTATCTAAAGCTCTTATTATTCTTAAAATTGATTCTGCTTCGGCCATGTAAAAACTTTTACCAACACTTAAATCATCATTTGGACTAATTGAAGTAACTATATTAAATATTGGCCCCTCATATTTTTCTGCTAAAACAAAATTAAAGGCTTGAGCAAAAAGCATATTTACTCCTAACATCCTTAAGAAAGTTGATTTACCTGACATATTAGTTCCAGTAAGAACAATTCCTCTCTTACTCATGTTTATGGAGTTAGCTACTGGATTTTCTATAATTGGGTGTATTCCATTTTTTATTTCTAATGTTATTTCTCTTATGAATTTAGGTCTAGTTATCTTATCCTTTTTTTCTTCTTCATAACTTCCAATAGATATTATTGCTTCCATTTCACCTAATGTTTTATAAAGGCTTAAAATTGAATCTTTATTTTTCTCTATTGAATCAGCAATTTTATAATATGCAGTTTCTTCTAGTAAAAATAATACAGATATAAATTCAAATACTCCACCCCACATATTAATAAAGCTAATCATTATAGTATTTCTATCTATTGATTTTAAATCTTTTAAGTTTTCTCTTATCTTTATATTAAAATCATCTAAATTTTTATCATTAATTTTAACTATCTGCTTAGATGCCTTTATTACTCTTCTTAAATACATAAGCCCATTAGCCTTAATACGGTCTCTTTCCTTACTATTTATATAAATATTAAGGAAGGTTACAGCCATTAAGCCAAGCATTGCACTTACGCTTACAAAGATTGCAGTAAGTATTAATATTAAAGGCAATATCTTTCCTGTAATTGTATAAAAATAATATTTAAACTTATTAGATTCTATTAGCTTTTCATTAATCATATCTAACAAGCTATTCTTTTTATCTCTTCCTAACTCAAAAAATATCCACATAATCTTAAATCTTACTTCTTCGTTTTCTTTAAAGTACTCTATTTCTTCTCTTCTCTTATTTAACTTTTTTTCATCATTTAGTGGATTTCTAAGCATTGAATAAAGGGAAGCTTCTCCTAAACTACTATAATTTCTATCTAATTTTGAATAAACCTTATCTAAATCTAAATCATTCCATGTTTGTTCATCTATATGGTATTCTTCTTTTTCGTTCATATCATATAGTGTTCTTATAGCTTTTAGGTTTCTCTTTTTATCCATTTCTACTGCATAGTCATGCTTTAATACTTTTAACAACCTCTTATCCATATAAAACTCCTTACCCTAAAAAAATTTGATGGTTTTATTATATCTTCTTTTACAATAAAAGTGAAATTTTAACCAATTATGATATAATTTATAAACTTTAATTTTAAAAAACTTATATGATAAGTAGTTATTAAAATATATAAAAATTTAGCTTTCTATTAAAACTTAGTATTAAAAAGTATAAAGTTTAAAACTTTAAACCCAAGTTCAAATACTTCATTTACATCAACTTGAGAAAAATCATGGCCACTATTTTCTAAGGTAAGTATTTGAATATCGTTACCCATATCCTTGCTCTTATTATATAAGTTCATTGAATTACTGTATGGAACCAACTTATCTTGACGTCCATGAACTATTAAAGTCTTTGGTAAGTTAGGCTTAACATAATTTATTGGACTATATTTATCCATGTATTCTGTTATACTTTCTTCCCCTCTTAATTGCTTTTCAGTTTTCTCTATTGAATTATTTAAATCCCATGAAGCCATAGTCATGTCTAAGGCACTAAGTTCAGTTGGTCCAAAGAAATCTACAACATATTTAACCTTTGATGGATAGTTAGAAAGTTCCTTATCATCAACAAATTCATCTTCCCCACTATATGTGGCTAACAAGGATAAATGTGCCCCAGCAGAAGCCCCTATAACTCCTATCTCATCAGTGTTGAATCCATAAGTTTCTTTGTTTTTATAAACCCATCTTATGGCATCCTTAACATCTGAAGCTTGTTTCTTAAAATCAACCTTATCAGTAGCAAGTTCATACCCTACACTTATTATGGTATATCCTTCTTTCCTAAAAGAATCTAAAAGAGGTGCTATAAGATCTGGTATTTCTTTGTTCCCATAAACCCAACTTCCTCCATGAACATAAAGAATTACTGGTGATCCATGTCTTAATTTCTTTTCTGGTCCATAAATATCTAAAGTCTGAGCTTTGCCATTAGTATCTTTATAAACTACATCCTTAAAATCCATATCCTCACTCATTTTAATGTTCTTTAAATCCTCAATACTAGGTGGATTTTCCTTAAACTCTAAATACTCTTTTCCTATGTTTATATAAAAACCTATTTGTCCTCTAAAATAATAAGCTAAAGCTCCCATTATAATTATTAAACTTAGTAATATAACTTCTACTACTTTTAAAATTTTTTTCATTCTCTCCCTCCTTATAATTTTAATTTTTCCTATACTTCATTTAAATATTCACTTTAACTCATTATGAATATCCAATGATATTTGCATATATCTTAAATTGTCTATATATTTAAAAAGAACAAATTAAAATTTTGTAATTTTAATTTGTTCTTTACTAAAATAATATCAAATATTCTTATTTTATTATTTATAAAAAGGTTACGTTTTTATAAATTATTATAACCTTTTATAAACCTCTAATCCTTTTTTCATAAGAATTTTATATAAAACTAAGCTTACTATTAGCAAAATACTCATGTCTATTAAAAATACTATTAATGGGCTTTTGGTAACAATTAAACCTATATTAAACCCTCCTATTACTAAGCAAATTAACATTACTAATAATGGCTTAAAATTTTTACTATATAAATTCTTTGTATCTGTCCATTCTAACTTAGGTGATAAATAATCTAGAATCATTCCCACCAAAGATATTGTAGCTATTGTTCCCATTTGTACTAATAAACTCATTACGATAACCAATGGTGATGCCTTTAAATAAATTAATATAGCTATTCCCAATATAAGTGCTAATCCATTTACTATGAAAGAAACTATAAGCTTAGATTGAATCTGTACCTTATAATCTACTGGAATGTATTTTGATATAAGTATTTCTTTTCCTTCTCTACTTAAGGCTGTTGATGCAACTGAGTTACCTGATATGGTTAATGCTGTAACTATAAAAGTAGCCGCCATTATTATTGTATCCTTTGCTAATTGAGTATCATTTACTAAAATATTTCCTTTAATAAAGAAAATAAATATAAATATAGGCATATAAACAATCATAACAACACAGTTTATAAAGTTACTGGGGTCTCTTAATATTGTTCTAAGCTCTCTTAATACCATTGCTTTTCTTACTGAACTCCTTACAACAACCTTATTCTTATTATTTTCTAGTATATTCTTTCTCTCGCTATATACATTTAAATTTCTACTTAGTATCTTGTTATACATTGATTTTCCTAAGAAATATGCAATTATTAAAGCTACTATTGATATACCAATTAAAAGACCTAAGTTTAATAATCCCTTTAGAGAATTACTATAAAGTAATGCTTTTACACTAAAGGTAGTAGTTATGAATATTTTATTAGTTAAGTCTACCAATGCTGTTTTATTTCTTAGTGCCACTGAAACATTCTCTGAATTTAATCCTGTTGAATTTAAAGAGTACACTCCTAAAATTAAGACTATTCCTAATGTACCAAATATTATTTTAAAAGTATTTTGATATTTAGATACATTTATGAAACTCATTAAAATCATAGTTATTAATATACAAAATATTACTATTATAATTGGAGCGAATAAATAAACCGGAATAATCATAAGAAAATAAGAAAATCCTATCTTAGCATTTAATCCAAAAGAGATTAAGGGAATTATTGTAATGCTTAAATAAATATACATATCCACTAAACATGTTATGAATTTCCCTATCATTATTTCACCACTTTTAAATGGTAATGGCATTAAGGGTTCTATATCCTGTGAAAAGAAAAATGAATCTAAAATATCATAAACTCCTAAAACCAATAAAGTTAGTGATCCAATTAAAAATATAATTGAAAGAAGATATCCTTCTTGTCCAATACTAGCAAAGTTAGGGTACATAGAATCTATCATATTAGCTATAGGTGTAGATATTCCTATTATTATTAAGATATACATAACTATAGCTAGATTTCTAGATTTTATGTTACTAGAAGCATTATTAAAAGAGTTTCCTATAAAATATTTCAATAATAATTTAATTCTATTCATTTTCAGTAATCTCCAAGAACATTTTTTCTAGTGATTCATCACCCTTAAATTCTTCTTTTAACTCTTCTAATGTACCTACAAAAATAAGTTTCCCTTTTTTTATTATGCCTACCCTATCACATAACTTTTCTGCGACTTCTAAGACATGTGTAGAAAATAATACAGTATTTCCTTCACTTGCATGCTCTCTCATCATCTCTTTTAATATATATGAGGATTTTGGATCTAATCCAGTTAAAGGTTCATCTAATATCCAAATACTAGGCTTATGAATTAAAACACCCATTATTATTATTTTTTGTCTCATTCCATGAGAATAACTTTGAATTTTATCTCCCAAGGCATTAGTCATTTCAAACCTTTTAGCTAAGTCTTTAATCCTTTCTTCTCTATCTGACTCGCTAACATTATAAACGTCTCCCATAAAATTAAGATACTCTATTCCTTTATATCTTAAAAACATATCTGGACTATCAGGAACATATCCAAATTGCATTTTAGCTTCTACAGGATTTTTACTTATATCAATATTATTTATTTTTATTTCTCCCATAGTAGGCTCTGTTATTCCTGTGATCATACTTATTGTAGTAGTCTTTCCAGCTCCATTTGGTCCTAATATACCAAATATCTCACCATCTTTAATTTCTAGATTTAAATTATCTACAGCTTTTACTCCTTGTGTGTATTCCTTATTAACCCCTTTTAAACTAATCAATATTCCAATCCTCCTTAACCTTTTAGTAACATTATTTTAACACAATATATATACATATTATAGTTTCAGATACAATTTTAACCACAAAAACCTTAATGCTTAATAAAGTCTTTAATTTTAGTTTATATTTAGATAAAAATTTCACATAAATCTATCCTCTATTTATGTGAAATAATAAAAAGAAGCTTGATAAACTTATATAAGTTTATCAAGCTTCTTTTTAAATTATATTTAATTAAGATTCTCTAGCATAAGCTATACCTACACTCTTAACTCCTACATGTACACCTATAACTGCACTTATTTCACCAATCATAGAGTCTAAATCTAATTCTTCTTTAAGTCTTTTAGCTAAATCTTTAGCTTCATCCTCAGCTAATATATGACATACAACTGCTTGCTTTATTCCCTTTTCCTTTAAATCCTGTTTAACAACTTCTACAATCTTATCTATTGCTCTCTTTTTAGTCCTAACTTTATCCATCACAACAACAGCGCCCTCTTTAACTGTTAGAATTGGAT from Clostridium perfringens carries:
- a CDS encoding MutS family DNA mismatch repair protein is translated as MDKRLLKVLKHDYAVEMDKKRNLKAIRTLYDMNEKEEYHIDEQTWNDLDLDKVYSKLDRNYSSLGEASLYSMLRNPLNDEKKLNKRREEIEYFKENEEVRFKIMWIFFELGRDKKNSLLDMINEKLIESNKFKYYFYTITGKILPLILILTAIFVSVSAMLGLMAVTFLNIYINSKERDRIKANGLMYLRRVIKASKQIVKINDKNLDDFNIKIRENLKDLKSIDRNTIMISFINMWGGVFEFISVLFLLEETAYYKIADSIEKNKDSILSLYKTLGEMEAIISIGSYEEEKKDKITRPKFIREITLEIKNGIHPIIENPVANSINMSKRGIVLTGTNMSGKSTFLRMLGVNMLFAQAFNFVLAEKYEGPIFNIVTSISPNDDLSVGKSFYMAEAESILRIIRALDKELPVFCAIDEIFRGTNPIERISASAEILTYINNKNSISIVATHDRELVDILKESYEFYYFSENVDSKNGLSFDYKLKRGVSKTRNAIKLLEYIGYPKDIINKSYRRSEKLEGFI
- a CDS encoding alpha/beta hydrolase, whose product is MKKILKVVEVILLSLIIIMGALAYYFRGQIGFYINIGKEYLEFKENPPSIEDLKNIKMSEDMDFKDVVYKDTNGKAQTLDIYGPEKKLRHGSPVILYVHGGSWVYGNKEIPDLIAPLLDSFRKEGYTIISVGYELATDKVDFKKQASDVKDAIRWVYKNKETYGFNTDEIGVIGASAGAHLSLLATYSGEDEFVDDKELSNYPSKVKYVVDFFGPTELSALDMTMASWDLNNSIEKTEKQLRGEESITEYMDKYSPINYVKPNLPKTLIVHGRQDKLVPYSNSMNLYNKSKDMGNDIQILTLENSGHDFSQVDVNEVFELGFKVLNFILFNTKF
- a CDS encoding putative ABC transporter permease subunit, producing the protein MNRIKLLLKYFIGNSFNNASSNIKSRNLAIVMYILIIIGISTPIANMIDSMYPNFASIGQEGYLLSIIFLIGSLTLLVLGVYDILDSFFFSQDIEPLMPLPFKSGEIMIGKFITCLVDMYIYLSITIIPLISFGLNAKIGFSYFLMIIPVYLFAPIIIVIFCILITMILMSFINVSKYQNTFKIIFGTLGIVLILGVYSLNSTGLNSENVSVALRNKTALVDLTNKIFITTTFSVKALLYSNSLKGLLNLGLLIGISIVALIIAYFLGKSMYNKILSRNLNVYSERKNILENNKNKVVVRSSVRKAMVLRELRTILRDPSNFINCVVMIVYMPIFIFIFFIKGNILVNDTQLAKDTIIMAATFIVTALTISGNSVASTALSREGKEILISKYIPVDYKVQIQSKLIVSFIVNGLALILGIAILIYLKASPLVIVMSLLVQMGTIATISLVGMILDYLSPKLEWTDTKNLYSKNFKPLLVMLICLVIGGFNIGLIVTKSPLIVFLIDMSILLIVSLVLYKILMKKGLEVYKRL
- a CDS encoding FadR/GntR family transcriptional regulator; this encodes MFKPVKNMKVYEQVVDQIKEMVRVGQIKKGDKLPTERVMAEELQVSRTSIREAMRALEVVGLIESRQGAGNYIREEFDDVLLEPLSIVFMLQNGTNKYIFELREVLELSTIFLSVMRISDEELKKLGELVERFKTSRDEEENVKIDSEFHSIIVKGANNVLITNLLEGVSELVDKFISEGRRAILSDERNRGKLLDFHEKIYLAIKNRDAYSAYKHMQEHFQLIKENI
- a CDS encoding ABC transporter ATP-binding protein, yielding MISLKGVNKEYTQGVKAVDNLNLEIKDGEIFGILGPNGAGKTTTISMITGITEPTMGEIKINNIDISKNPVEAKMQFGYVPDSPDMFLRYKGIEYLNFMGDVYNVSESDREERIKDLAKRFEMTNALGDKIQSYSHGMRQKIIIMGVLIHKPSIWILDEPLTGLDPKSSYILKEMMREHASEGNTVLFSTHVLEVAEKLCDRVGIIKKGKLIFVGTLEELKEEFKGDESLEKMFLEITENE